The Pontibacter pudoricolor genome contains a region encoding:
- the pstA gene encoding phosphate ABC transporter permease PstA: MTNSELNRLKDKAFQGFGIFCTLIGLVVLAIFLINILIDGLGRIDWDFLRNLPSRRAHRAGIYTAWIGTLWILVLSSLFAFPLGISAGIYLEEYGKKNRMASFLEVNISNLAGVPSIIYGLLGLEIFGRVFGLGGSLLTGALTLGLLILPIIIVTTRESIKAVPRSIRDASFALGASKWQTIWFQVLPASFGGIMTGVILALSRAVGEAAPLIVIGALAYVPFAPSSPMDEFTVLPIQIFNWISRPQAAFATNAAAAIIILLIITFTLNGIAVYLRHKWQKRVKW; this comes from the coding sequence TCCAGGGATTCGGTATTTTCTGTACCCTGATCGGACTGGTTGTGCTTGCTATTTTCCTGATCAACATCCTGATCGATGGGCTTGGCCGTATAGACTGGGATTTCCTGCGTAACCTGCCATCTCGCCGCGCACACCGCGCCGGTATCTACACCGCCTGGATCGGTACACTCTGGATACTGGTACTTTCATCGCTATTTGCTTTCCCGCTGGGTATTTCAGCAGGCATTTACCTGGAAGAGTATGGCAAAAAGAACAGGATGGCATCTTTCCTGGAAGTAAATATTTCGAATCTTGCCGGGGTACCTTCCATTATCTATGGTTTGCTGGGCCTGGAGATCTTTGGGCGTGTTTTTGGTTTAGGTGGCAGTTTGCTTACAGGGGCGCTAACCCTGGGCCTGCTTATCCTCCCGATCATTATCGTAACCACCCGCGAATCTATAAAAGCCGTGCCACGCAGTATCCGTGACGCCTCTTTTGCGTTGGGAGCCTCTAAATGGCAAACCATCTGGTTCCAGGTGCTTCCGGCTTCGTTTGGCGGCATTATGACAGGTGTTATCCTTGCATTGTCGAGGGCAGTAGGTGAAGCGGCCCCGCTTATAGTTATCGGGGCACTGGCTTACGTACCGTTTGCACCAAGCTCACCTATGGACGAATTTACCGTATTACCAATTCAGATATTTAACTGGATATCAAGGCCTCAGGCTGCTTTTGCTACAAATGCCGCTGCTGCCATTATCATACTTTTAATTATTACCTTTACTTTGAACGGAATCGCTGTATACCTTCGCCACAAGTGGCAGAAACGTGTAAAGTGGTAA
- the pstB gene encoding phosphate ABC transporter ATP-binding protein PstB: MSKKNQKLEARNLNAYYGSFHALKDINIAMEEKAVTAFIGPSGCGKSTFLRTLNRMNDYIDGFRVEGDILLDGRDIYTKDVRVDELRKQVGMVFQKPNPFPKTVFENVVYGLKIQGIKDKKTLNEIAETSLRKTALWEEVKDKLDKSALALSGGQQQRLCIARALAISPSVILMDEPTSALDPISTAKIEELLYELKEDYTIVIVTHNMQQAGRVSDQTAFFYMGELIEFAKTKTMFTSPKHERTQNYITGRFG, encoded by the coding sequence ATGAGTAAGAAAAACCAGAAACTGGAAGCCCGTAACCTGAACGCCTATTATGGCAGCTTCCACGCCCTTAAAGACATTAACATTGCCATGGAAGAAAAAGCTGTTACGGCTTTTATTGGTCCATCGGGTTGTGGTAAGTCAACGTTTTTGCGCACCCTAAACCGTATGAACGACTATATCGACGGCTTTAGAGTAGAAGGAGACATTCTGCTTGATGGCCGCGACATTTATACGAAAGATGTACGTGTGGATGAACTTCGCAAACAGGTAGGAATGGTTTTCCAGAAGCCAAACCCATTCCCGAAAACTGTGTTTGAGAACGTAGTATACGGGCTGAAGATACAAGGCATCAAAGACAAGAAAACTCTGAACGAGATAGCGGAAACATCGCTCCGAAAAACTGCTTTATGGGAAGAGGTAAAAGACAAGCTGGATAAATCGGCACTGGCGCTTTCGGGTGGTCAGCAACAGCGCCTTTGTATTGCCCGTGCACTTGCTATTTCGCCGTCTGTTATACTTATGGATGAGCCAACTTCAGCCCTGGACCCGATCTCTACCGCCAAAATTGAAGAGCTGCTCTACGAACTGAAAGAGGATTACACTATAGTTATAGTTACACACAACATGCAACAGGCTGGCCGTGTAAGCGATCAGACAGCGTTCTTTTACATGGGCGAACTGATCGAGTTTGCGAAAACCAAAACCATGTTTACGAGCCCGAAGCACGAGCGTACCCAAAACTATATTACAGGCCGATTCGGTTAA
- the phoU gene encoding phosphate signaling complex protein PhoU, producing MNQIDIELTGLRVKLMEMWDLVEYQLQSGREAMLNADHELASKVVKLGKKVNNFDVKIDRMCENLLALYTPVAVDLRLVLATLKINANLERIGDTAEGISMYVQNREAKFSPEMLEITKAVTMFDEALAMFNDCRVAYKANNSEQARTIIKRDKMLNKIYRKSDAIIAEFMRANPDSIEEGLALLSIIKKVERVGDQITNIAEEIIFYQDAKVVKHKTKNKNKDKGKE from the coding sequence ATGAACCAAATAGATATTGAACTTACTGGCCTGCGGGTTAAACTAATGGAGATGTGGGACCTGGTGGAGTATCAGCTGCAGAGCGGCCGCGAAGCCATGTTGAACGCAGACCATGAACTTGCCAGTAAAGTAGTGAAGCTTGGGAAAAAAGTTAACAACTTTGATGTGAAGATAGACCGCATGTGCGAAAACCTGTTGGCCCTGTACACTCCCGTTGCCGTGGATCTTCGTCTGGTATTGGCTACCCTCAAGATAAATGCTAACCTGGAGCGCATCGGCGATACGGCAGAAGGTATTTCAATGTACGTGCAGAACAGAGAGGCAAAGTTCAGCCCTGAAATGTTAGAAATAACGAAGGCTGTAACAATGTTTGATGAAGCGCTGGCTATGTTTAATGACTGCCGGGTTGCATACAAAGCGAATAACAGCGAGCAGGCACGCACTATTATTAAGCGCGACAAAATGCTAAATAAGATCTACCGTAAATCGGACGCTATTATTGCGGAGTTCATGCGCGCTAACCCGGACAGCATAGAAGAAGGCCTTGCCCTGCTTTCTATCATCAAAAAAGTAGAACGTGTCGGCGACCAGATCACAAACATCGCTGAAGAAATCATCTTCTACCAGGATGCTAAAGTAGTAAAGCATAAAACTAAAAATAAGAACAAAGATAAAGGCAAGGAGTAA